The Penaeus monodon isolate SGIC_2016 chromosome 17, NSTDA_Pmon_1, whole genome shotgun sequence genome contains the following window.
gagtcactccgacaaaaaaaaaagaaaaaaaaaaaaagaggaagctaCCACCACCAAATAGGGCATTTCCCCAGACCGGCCGAGTGCCCCCTGGACCAACAGCGCGCCATAAACCCCGAGAGTCCTCAGCCTGAAACACCTCGCGCTTGAGTTGCTTTCCTTGGATGGGAGGTTAACCGCTCAAGCGCCGCTCCTCCAGTGTGGCTGAGGCGGCGGGGATTCAGTTGGCGAAGCGCGTGCTAGATGCGGACCCTTAAATTCGCGACCATTTCTTGGGAGCTTCTTATCTCCGATGTGAATTTTacttgagtttttgtttttttttcattatcttgcaCTTACTCCTTATGGTTAATAGTATGAAAGGATTGAGGGTGAGAGTATTTGTCTGAAGTGATGTTGATGTAAGCTGCGTTGTATTACTATGTATGTAGtgaaaatactcacacacacacacacacacacagacacacacacacacacacacacacacacacacacacacacacacacacacacacacacacacacacacacacacacacatatatatatatatatatatatatatatatatatatatatatatatatatatatatacatatatacatatacacacgtgcgtgtgtgtgtgtgtgcatgcctacatacgtttatatatatacatctacctatctacttgtctacctatctctctctttatatatgtatgtgcacacacacacacacacacacacacacacacacacacacacacacacacacacacacacacacacacacacacacacacacacacacacacacacaccacacacacacacacacacacaataatcgtCCATAACTTCACTTCCTTAAAACAATTTTCAACGCATATTCGTCAACCTCCCTGGCATAACCTGTCTCCGTTTCCCTTCGCAGACCATGGCTCTTCGTCTCACAGCTGTCGCCCTCGGTAAGTAGGCCCCGGATGAccacgaaggagaagaaggagaaggagaaggagaagaagaagaagaagaagaagaagaagaatgtccATGACGTAACGAGAGTATACAAGGCGTGACCTCCGTTCTTAGCGAGcaccttgttctctctcttgtttgttcttcccctttcgtttgctctgcgtttttcttgttcttcggagtggccttgttgttcttgtttctaTATGAGTGGATTTTTGGAAATCATTTTGGGGATATTCTGATTTTTGTTTCCGATATGTGTTTTACTTCTAGTAATGTTAACCGTTTTCATGATGCatcgtatttatttttcttttatcagctGCTACTTTTTATTAGTCTTTATCAGGTCATGTCATTTGTTCTGTAAATAAAAAGGAATCGTCtcaacttctccttctctctttccctctttttcgtaTCTCCATAGGCTtgcacacgcgtacacacgcgtacacacgggtacacacgcacacgcacacgcacacgcgcacacgcgtacacacgcacacgcacacgcacacgcacacgcacacgcatacgcacacgcacacgcacacgcacacgcacacacacacacacacacacacacacacacacacacacacacacacactcgcgtataatttctctctccccactctttctctctctttctttttctacctctatcactctctgtctctctctttatctatttcattctctttttctctcgatcTTATTATCCTACCCactacacactcacgcactctgCTTACACATCACCactcctccactctttctctcctcatcttctttttctcttcctctcctctccccctctctctcatctctctctttctctctcttattctcctatcCCCGTCCCTcacctctcatcttctcctcgctctcattctccgctctctttctctatctctctcaccctccctctcctccctccctcctccctccctccctcccctccctccctccctccctcctccctcctctccctcctccctcctcctctctctctctctctctctctctctctctctctctctcccctttccaagcCATAATGTATTTCTCCGTGGAGGTTGAGAacggtgagggaggggtggggtagggtaggTGCTAATaagctggggaggggggaggaggttctTCATAATCATCTACTTTCCCTCTGAATTAACTACGCTGTCTGCCTGTTCTACCATCTACTTGTGCggtctcgtgtatatatatatatacacgtgttatatatatatatgtatatgtatatatatatatatatatatatatatatatatatatatatatatatatatatatatatatatatataatatatatatatatatatatatttttttttttctttctttctttcttttacttttatttttgtctttttaataacACGGACAGGGTGGTTCTCAATAGGACTGGTGGTTATTTCTTTGCCTGTTTTTGAGAAGTTGTGGTTGATATTCATTCCTTGTTCTCGGAATGTCATTGATGtatcttttgttctttatttttgctaaatttattacactttttattgtcttttattcttttatttgtttgtctgttcgctTATATGTTTACATATCTGTTCACctgttgttattttattctccgtctctttttctctctcttacttcctttctttccctttctctcttcttttcctttccccttggaccctctcctcttcactcgaTCACCTTCAAACCGCCCGCCTCCCACTTCCAGCCGCAGCCCTGTTCACGATGGGCGTGGGTGCCCAGAATGGCCTTCCCGGCTACAGCTACGGCGCCCCCAAAGACCCTTTGGCCCCGGCTGGCCCCAGTGGCTTCGGCGTAGAAACGGAGACAGCGGACCCCATATCGGTGAGCGAGTACACGCGCTGCCTTGTGTGGCcgcgtcttttgtgtgtgtttggaaggGTAAAGTGTCGTCGGGTGTGTTTACGGGAGATGGTTTTACTGAATGCCTTGCTTAGGAGATTTTTACAGGTTTGAAATGCttgttttctatttccttttgttAGTTAAATAACCTTTACCCGAACAGTCGCTCGCCGCCAACATCCCCGGCGGAGGCGTCCCTGGCGAGGACTACCCCATCCTGGCCTCCGTCCCCGACACCGGCTTCTCCTGCGAGGAACAGCAGTTCCCAGGCTACTATGCTGACACCGCCCCCGAGGCCGGCTGCCAAGTGTTCCACATCTGCCAGTTCGACGGCCGCCGGGACGCCTTCCTGTGCCCCAACGGCACCCTCTTCAACCAGCAGTACTTCGTGTGCGactggtggttcaacgtggactgCGCCGCGTCCCAGCAGTTCTTCGGCCTCAACGCCGACATCGGGAAGGTCCCCGAAGACAGCACGACCGAACCTTCGGACAGCTATGGCGTGCCCCAGACCGAGCAGCAGTATCAGCAGCCACAGAACCAGTACCAGCAGCCACAGGGTCAGCAGAATCAGCCACCAGCACCTCCTCCTAGCCAGCTCTATGGCGCGCCAAACCGCCGCGGCTAaacctatatatatgaatttcataTAATTGTCTCTATCTTTTAAAAATGATACATAAGTTCTGCCTGTGAACTTAATAGAAAGCAGTAGAGCCATGTTTATTTATACGTAATGCTTGCACTGTGAAAGCACGAAACATTGCCATATGTatcctaatttatatatattatattatttaaagtttAATCAAGCGGCAAATGCAAAGTCATCACAAATAAAATGTTTTGTAATCACTCTTGTTTTGATTCCTTACAAGGCCAAAGCCACAACGAAGAAAATGCCAGTAAACAAGGATCCTCCTTGAATAAACAACATTTGCAGCATCCGGTATGCACGCGCTACATATAAATCGATATCCACATTTGTCTGTGCAttcaggtttctctctctctctctttctctctctccctctctacatagatatatatgtatatatgtatgtttgtatgtgtgcatgtatgtaagtatataatacattcacatatatgtatatatgtatgtaagtatatacatacattcacacacacacacacacacacacacacacacacacacacacacacacacacacatatatatatatatatatatatatatatatatatatatatatatgtatatatatatatatatatatatatatatatatatatatatatatatatatatatatgtgtgtggggtgtgtgtgtgtgtgtgtgtgtgtgtgtgtgtgtgtgtgtgtgtgtgtgtgtgtgtgtgtgtacgtgtgtatgtacatatatgtatatatatccacacaacacacacacacacacacacacacacacatacacacacacacatgtatatacacatatatatgtgtgtgtgtatctatctattatctctctatcaatatatatatatatatatatatatatatatatatatatatatatatatatatatatatatatatatataaaatcaactacaagttattcttttctatttctctcattcgatctctcccttccccatgcttctctccctttatatctccctccttccctcataaaGTCTGCGcaaaatacaacaacagcaacaaaaacgaaCAGCAGATCCAAGCCACAATATCTGAACCTTGTCTGTGGAGAAGGTGACGTCACTTTGTGCAGCCTGAATGGATAAATAGCaaagtagataggtaaataaatagataggaaatacatacagattgataaacagatatatagttagataggtcgatagataaatataattttatcatatacatatatatatatatatatatatatatatatatatatatatatatatatatatgtatatatatatatatatatatatatatatatatatatatatatattttttttttttttttttttttttttttttacgttgtcaATGGTACAGTTTCTCTCTTATTAGTGGTATTTTTTTCTCGTAtcaatgatcttttttttttgtcctatcaGTGATATCTTTCTCTTATCAATGGTATTTTGTTCTCTTATCAACTGTACTTTTTGTCCTCTCATTGGTACGTGAGATTTATAGAATGAATGCAAATCAGTGCTTGGCTTacaatcatgttttttttgtattatttttacggCGCTTTTCCCTGTGcccatattttttcaatttttatcattctcctctctctcccccccctttttttctcctttcttttgtattttcttttgtttttcttcccctttttcttttttttccttctccttccaagttttaatttctttctttccttttcattcgtcttcgtctcatttctttcttcttctactcctccttttcttccccttcttctttttctccttctccaacttttccttttcgtttactttactttactctcccttcacttcttccttttcttcttctctctctccgcctccctttccttctcctcctcttcttgtcctACTCCTCatactcttccttttcctcctcttcttcttcttctcctattcctcatctcattctcctccttttctctttctcctcccactcctcatcctcttctccttttcatcctactcatcatcctcttccttctcctcctacttttcatcttctgttcctcctccagtttcttttatattattccctTCTCCACATTTATCTTCGCCTCATCTTCTTActcttaaaaacaattaaaagaagaaacacaTTTGTTTGTAGTGAACTGACAAGCACTGCCATAATAGGCAAAAAATAAAGTGTTGTtctgattattgttgttgcaatCATAAGAATATATTTCTAAAGATATTGCGAAACAGTTTCAATGTGGAAATCATAAGCCAGCCTTTTTTATCAAGTGCCTGCTTGGTGTACTGATTTCACAtctgttcgaaaaaaaaaattaatcgtagttttcataacacatacatagacacacaataacacacacacacacactcacttactgacacacgcacacaataacacacacacaaacacacacacacacacacacaaacacacacacacacacacacacacacacacacacacacacacaaagaagggtCTCGGAATGATTAAACATtgctttcaaaataaaataagaaccaCGTTTGCATTTCACTTCAGTACTTCTACAGATTTAAGGTGtcagagaggaggtggagggagggcaccagaaggaaaggggggaggggggaggagttcaCGGGGCATGTGGTGTAAATCGggtagagaagagggaaggggaggggggggtgaaggcatGCTTGCACACGCGGGGCATCACAGGAATTGGCAGGCAAAGACGCCATGTTGGTTCTGCTGATTCACAAGCCAAAcgcagggcagggggggggggagtctcttAATGAGCGAGAGGCTGCGAGTTGAAATGCTGCGCTCGATTCCGCTCGAGGGAAAACCagggaagtgtatatatatatatatatatatatatatatatatatatatatatatatatatatatatatatatatatatatcttcttttaacggtaggttcatgtctgagccgccgtggtcacagcatgatacttaattgtagttttcatgttgtgatgctcttggagtgagtacgtggtagggtccccagttcctttccacggagagtgccggtggtacctttttttttttttttttttttaggtaatcattctctctatttatccgggcttgggaccagcacttgacttgggctggcttggccacccattggctaggtaggcaatcaaggtgaagttctttgcccaagggaacaacgtggcggtcggtgactcgaaccctcgaattcagattgccgtcgtgacagtcttgagtccgacgctctaaccattcggccaccgcggccttgacgatcatgggcttccatgattttttcttagcaatttagagcggtggtttggccattgccttccgcccggtgtttttatcgagtcccatctctatttacccggcactgacttgagctggcttggccacccagtggctaggcaggcaatcgaggtgaagttccttgcccaagggaaacaacgcgccggccggtgactcgaaccctcgaactcagattgccgtcgtgacagtcttgagtccg
Protein-coding sequences here:
- the LOC119583909 gene encoding uncharacterized protein LOC119583909, which encodes MALRLTAVALAAALFTMGVGAQNGLPGYSYGAPKDPLAPAGPSGFGVETETADPISSLAANIPGGGVPGEDYPILASVPDTGFSCEEQQFPGYYADTAPEAGCQVFHICQFDGRRDAFLCPNGTLFNQQYFVCDWWFNVDCAASQQFFGLNADIGKVPEDSTTEPSDSYGVPQTEQQYQQPQNQYQQPQGQQNQPPAPPPSQLYGAPNRRG